A window of Hordeum vulgare subsp. vulgare chromosome 5H, MorexV3_pseudomolecules_assembly, whole genome shotgun sequence genomic DNA:
CCTCGCCGTGGCCCATGCCGTCGTCCAGCAGCCAGTTCTCCAGCATGGAGAACGCCGGCGGGgctccgccggcgccggcgcccgcCAGCTTGCTCGTCTCGGTCGAGCCCTCGGGGGTCTGCGCTGCTGCCGCCCCGGCCGCGCCGCCGCTGTGGCTGGCCGACGCGGACGCCGCGCCGTCCCAGGAGCACTGCGGCTGCTGGCGGGTCGTCGccgtggtggaggaggtggaccCCGACGCCTCCGGCCCCTTGCTGCTGCTCCCGGGGCGCATCCAGCCCTCCAGTAGGCGCGCGATGTTGTCCGCGCTGGACGCGTACGTCGTCACCGACCCCGGAGGCGTCGGCAGCGCCGGCaccgccatcgcggtgggctgtgAGGGCTCTAGAGAGAGCGCGTCGCGCAGGGCCTGCCTCGCAGTGTGGATGTCCGTCTGCAGCCGGCGCTCCCACTGCCCTTTGGGGGCGGCCGCCTTGGTGACGCCGGCGCCCTCCGAGCCGCCGTCGTGCCCACCCCCACCGGCGTCCTGCATCTTCTTGAGCTTCTTCTTGAGGTGGGTGTTCCAGTAGTTCTTGATGTCGTTATCCGTCCTCTCGGGCAAGTAGGACGCTATCGCCGCCCAACTGCGCATGGCGTCAACCGCAAGCTCATATCAGCAATTCTGTACTCTCTCTACGTCCACGGAAGAAACAAACAAACAACGAGACGGAAATTAAGGAAAGAGATGAGTTGGAAGCTATCATCACCGGTTGCCGAGGAGCGCCTGGAGGTGGACGATGAGCTTCTCCTCCTGGTCGTTGAAGTTGCCGCGCTTGATCCCCGGCCGGAGGTAGTTGGTCCACCGAAGCCGGCAGCTCTTGCTGCACCGCATCAGCCCTGCAACACCCCCCCAAATCAACAAAGGCTCGTCAATTCCAATTCCAGTTCACCTGCACACAAGATCGGGTCCCGAATTCCCGATCCATGCACGATCCATGACCCCTTGGGTATCCCGCCGTGCGTACCGGTGTTGGTCGGCACGGCGCGCCAGTTCCCGGGGCCGTGCTCCTGGATGTAGGAGACGAGCATGAGGTCCTCCTCCGGCGTCCAGGGCCCCTTCTTGACGCCCATCTTGTCGCAGCACGGAGGCCTCCCCATGGCGCCGCCGCCGCGTTCTCAGCTCCCACGGTGGCCGGCCGGGTTGGTGATGAAAAGTATCTTCTTGGCGCTGGCTAGGCACAGCACAGCACAGCACAGCACAGATGGACGCAGGGACTGGGCCGGTGCAATTAAGCGGATGAGGTAAAAGTGGGGGGGTGGGGGCTAGTGCTATATATAAGCCGTGGCGTAGCCTTGGGCTGGCTGGGCTTGTTGGGGGAGAAGGGAAGGAGAAATGCTAGCTACCACCACACTCACACTGTCTACTGAGGTTTGACCTGGAGTAGAATGCTGAGCTAATACACTGCGACGTGACCTCGACACATGTTACAGCAACATGTAGTAGTGGTACTACACATGCACACGAAAACGAGAAGGGGGAGCAGCGCAGCCACGCAGCAGCTGCGGGCCGTCAGCTGAATTATTGTAACCCCGCTGAGTGAATCTGGTGATGGGTTTGGTATAGTACTTTGCTGCTTCAGGATATCTGCCATTTTGGTTTCCCTCATCAATGACTACACTTGAAAAATGTGGAGTAAGTTGTGCTCTATCTTGCTACAGATGGATTTTAAATGATTAGTATTGGTTGTGTGGTGTGTCCTTTTTGTGTGAGGAATTAAATGTGAAGATTACTTTTGGTTGGGTAATTGATCACTGCATCTAGGTTAGTATCTCCAGTTCACAAACCATAGGTATTTAAAATCATATAGGCAGTCAAATTTCTACGAATGTGACTGCACAAATGTCAAAACATCATCATTTTTTTACCTGAAACGAGGAGTAAAAGTTCTCTCAATGGTCAGAAATTGTGGTGCAGCGTATCTGGTTAagggatgtgaaatatacacctacAAAAATATACGAGTTAGTAGAATCCAaacaatctgaatcgcccatccaATTCTAATCTGACGGCTCATGATAGTTAGGTCCATTGAAATCATCCTTAGTCCATGATAGATTTTTTTTAGTTGTTAATTCATGATAAATGATTTAGATTGATTATATTGCGACATTTTTAAACACATTAAATATGTTTTGCAACTTTCATGTTTCTACCTAATAAATTTATGGTTTGTATATCAAACTAATATGTAGTGTTTTTTATGATTTGACAACTTAGAAtttttgttttgaaaaaaataactTAGAATTTTCTTCTTAGTAAAAAATGAGTTCGGTCAATAATAAGTTAGATCGGCATTTGATGTATGATGTGCAAACTTGCATTGCACATACATGATTGTTAGTAATGATAAATATGCGCGTATTAATCTGGTGTAATCAGAAATTGTTAGTTGTGCATATACATAGGACCTAAATTGTTAGTATACTATCAAAAcaataaatgaaaaataaaagtATACATTGTTAATTGTGAATATTTTTCCGTGAGAAATGCACATGCACCATGTGCTTATCTGGTTAATGATTTTTCGCTGTCATTATCTGATTAATTATACTACTAATATACTCATTGTTGTGTATTTGAGAATATTCATCGTCGTATATTTGAAAATAATAATGCATATATTCACTGTCGTGTATTCAAAATAAACGTGCATATATTCATTGACGATTATTAGAAAATAATAATGCATATATTCATTGCCGTATATTCCAAAATCTTCAATACtttaataatcatgcatatattcaTTGCCGTATATTCCAAAATCTTCAATACtctaataatcatgcatatattaaTTGCCGTGTATCCGAAAATAATAACCTGTGCTTTTTTTTGTTGGCGTCTCTTGTTATCCTAAAATGTTTTAAGTTCGAATTTGACCTTTCTTTGATCTCTGTAATATACAGGAAAGCTTTGAATAGGAAGTAGCACACATTTTTTGGTCAGAGTAGCATGCTAGCAcaaaaaaaaactgcaatacaTAGAAAGGTAAATAATGCATGTCGGCTTATAAAATAAAAACGTGCCAGCAAACCAATACTATTACTGCAGATGATTTTGTTTTTGAAGTTCAGTCATCTCCTATTTATTCATAAAAGGCTGGAATCTCTGCCGAAACAATGTTCAAAATACAATCAGGAGGT
This region includes:
- the LOC123395589 gene encoding myb-related protein 306-like — its product is MGRPPCCDKMGVKKGPWTPEEDLMLVSYIQEHGPGNWRAVPTNTGLMRCSKSCRLRWTNYLRPGIKRGNFNDQEEKLIVHLQALLGNRWAAIASYLPERTDNDIKNYWNTHLKKKLKKMQDAGGGGHDGGSEGAGVTKAAAPKGQWERRLQTDIHTARQALRDALSLEPSQPTAMAVPALPTPPGSVTTYASSADNIARLLEGWMRPGSSSKGPEASGSTSSTTATTRQQPQCSWDGAASASASHSGGAAGAAAAQTPEGSTETSKLAGAGAGGAPPAFSMLENWLLDDGMGHGEAGLMDDVVPLGDPSEFF